In Setaria italica strain Yugu1 chromosome IX, Setaria_italica_v2.0, whole genome shotgun sequence, the genomic stretch gctagtggattctcggtgaggtcccctacctagcgcgccggctgtcggtgtttagactcggcaacctTCCGAGGAGGGtgcccgagatagtgttttggttagtggggcttgtcgagatcaggaactcgaagataAACGcggacacacgatttagacaggttcgagccgctatattttgtaataccctacgtcctgtgtgctggttggattgaattgctttggaggaggtctctgcctcgccttatatagttgggggcagggttacaggtcggttgattaCAAGAAGTTAGatatgactagaggagttctactcttattacaatgagtacttcAACGAGTACTTTATTAGTTCCCGTTtttccacgtagactacgccatcctaCGTCATGGTCTCTATGTCggatgcgtctcggtgtccagctcTATATTTAGGTCTGttcaaaccttctagtgggctcATGGACAATATCATAAGTGTTTATcgcatgttttatttatgtatcTTATGACTTGAAAATGACAAACCTCATATCGCCATCCTAGATGCTAGGATATGGAATTTGTTTCTACTTCCAACTATATTCGGAGAGAATGGGTGGCAATGTCGTACCTGAAACTGTTAATTATTTTGAAATGTTTCTAATCCCTGCACGTATATCTGAGTTAAACTAACAAAATAAATGAATAATTATCCACATGTGCCTACGTTGCTTTATGTTTAAGGATCAATTTTGAATATTTGGACatcttatatttatattttagaGATGGAAATGAGTACATTTTGAACATTGTTAGCGCAcacaagcacaagcacaagcagaagcagaagcagggACGTATGTGTAAATTGTACAAGTGACGGGGGGAGGTGCGTGCATTTGGCGCCGAACCATCGCGTACTTTGGCAGCAACTCTCCCCGCGTCCCAACTCTCTTAAACCCCAAAATAAAAAtccccctttcttcctcttctcgcTCGCCTCACCCCCGATAAGAATccctccccctcgccgccgccgccgcgccgccgccgccgccgccacttttAGGACTCCGCCCTCTCGCGCCTTCCGGAAACTCCTCCGGTCCTCTCGATCCCCGGTGCGTCCCACAAGCTCCCGCCCCTGCTCactccacgcgccgccgccatggcggaGAAGCTCAGGGATCTGAGCCAGCCTATAGACGTGACGCTGCTcgacgccaccgtcgccgccttcTATGGCACCGGATCTAAGGAGGAGGTAATCTCTTTTGCCCACCCACTCGCGGATTGCCAGCGCTATCTTGGCCCGCCGCGGTCTACACTTAGGGTTTACTTGCTTTGCTCAACCTCCTGGTCTTCACAGTCTATCTGAGCTCCACGTGCTAAATGCTAATGCTGCTTGTTTTGCTAAACTAGAGAATAGGATACTTTGGGCGGTTAGGGTTTCTGTCGGTGAACAACAGCGATAAGGTTTAGCGTCAACTGCTGATTATCTGCTTTATACATTGACGCTAATCTAGGTCTTTAGAACGCCTAAGCGTTAGTTAAAATGTAAGCAGTTGCTGCTAATAACTGTATCTGCCGCTTTCAATTTCAGAGGAGTGCTGCTGATCAGATACTTCGCGATCTACAAAACAATCCAGACATGTGGCTGCAAGTAGTGCACATTCTGCAGAATTCTCTGAATTTGAACACCAAGTTCTTTGCCCTGCAAGTAAGTTTATCCACCCCACTGCCTGTCTTTATAAAATGTGAGGGTAGCTTGtgaccaaaaggaagattgaagccTGTGTCATGATGCAAAAAATGTTGTCCGTTCAGCCCTCAAGTCTAAGTACTTGATTGTACACTTGTCTTTGGAGAATGTCATCTaacattttctttttagaaCACATAGCCAACCTAAACTGACCACAAGTTTGAAAcgtatccattttttttttgacatatTGGAGCATATAATTGGGTCGACCCTAGATGAAAACTTATCGGTTACCAGTGTGTTGCTGATAGTTTCGCACGTGCAGTAACTGCACCTGATCCCCATCCGATACGGACAGAGTTCCTGTACATATGAAACTACCTTTTTACTAAAAAAAATGATCACCCCCTCTTTCCATTACTTCCAAATATGGTTGCAACTAGGTCCAGCTGCAAATGAAAAATACCTAATCAAGGTTTTCTATCAAGATAAGTTTCTTTGTTTATCGTCATTTGTATTCTTACTCCATGAATAGATAGTTTAGAGGTTTTGCTTTGCATGATTAGTAAGAAGATTGGTTACGCTGCAGTTCATATTATAGTATCTATCTCCACCAAAACAATTCAAGTCACACATAATTTTTTGGCAACCATATTCCAATAAAAGACAAATTAGTTACTTTCCGTTCTTGGCACACTGCGAGTAGGAAGTGGAATTCAGTTCTTGCTTTGTTTGGTGCGTCGTTTTGTCCATGGTCGCAAGTAACGTGTGACGATAATTGGGCACATGAATCATGCAAGGATGTAAGATTCTTCTAAAGTAGGAGAACGAACCAAAATTAAACAGTACCAAGGATGTAAATAGAACTTAGCTGTTAGCAAGTGGGTCAACAGCCTCGGCATGCAAAGTGGAAAAGTTGGTGGTCCCTCCAAAGCTTTTAGGGGGGCTCATGTAGTGGTGGCTATTTTGAACATTAAGCAACATTTTTTGAGTCTCTACTCAGTATGCACGTGCACATGTAAATTACAGATGCCCATATAAGTGTGTGTAATATTAAATAACATGTTGATTTTGTTACTGACATTAATGTAGGTACTTGAAAGTGTTATCAAGTACAGATGGAACGCACTGCCTGTTGAACAACGTGATGGCATAAAGAATTACATATCCGATGTTATTGTGCAGGCAAGGATGGGTATCTGGCTTTTTATGAAAATTATGATGGTACCTTTTAATTGATAAATCTGATCCTTTTTTGCACTGCCCTTTTTGCACTATCAACAGCTTTCCAGCAATGAAGTTACCTTCCGACAGGAGAGGCTTTATGTTAATAAACTCAATATTATATTGGTGCAGGTATGCTGTAAATTTAGCCTTTTTTATCGCCTTAACATGTAGTTTACCAGGTCATCTAACTCATGTTCTGAATTTAATGTTCTTCTTTTTTACCAACTGTGGTgctttgtgttttttttcctcatgGAGCATCCTTGCATTGTAATAGGTCCTAAAACACGAGTGGCCTGCcaggtgggcatccttcatcCCTGATCTTGTTGCAGCTGCAAAGAGTAGTGAAACGATATGTGAAAATTGTATGGCTATATTAAAGGCAAGTCAAGATTCTCTACTTTTATCATTTTTCACATTTTCTCGAATGTTTAATTTACATGTTGACTGTTCAATTCAACAACCTGCAGCTTCTAAGCGAAGAAATTTTTGACTTCTCAAGAGGTGAAATGACACAACAAAAGATTAAAGAACTGAAGTCTTCGCTTAATAGGTTGGATTTGTTCTCAGCTTCTATATTTTCTTGGCTACCTTGGAGGTTCTGCTTTATAGATAGTTATTCATGAAGAATTTTTACTTGACATTTTGTATGCTTTCAGCAGGAATGCTTCTGTTTTAACTTAGTAACCAAGTTTTCTTTGTTGTTCAGTGAGTTCCGGCTCATTCATGAGCTATGCTTGTATGTCCTATCTGCAACACAAAGATCAGAGCTCATCCGTGCTACATTGGCGACACTCCATGCTTTCTTATCATGGATCCCTGTTGGATTCATCTTTGAGTCGCCATTGGTATGTGGATGATTGTTGAACTTTTCAGTTATTGAATGTCAAATATCTATGAAAAGCTGGGCCTTACCTTTTTCTTACCTTTTTAATTTAGCTGGAAACATTGCTGAAGTTCTTCCCTGTGGCTGCTTATCGGAACCTTACACTTCAATGCCTAACAGAGGTAAAGGAAACCTAGTGTTTCTGTGTCTACAGCGATAGTTCATAGTTTGAGTGGAGAAATGGGGAGATAAATTTTTGTTCATTATTTGGGAGCTGAATATTATGAATGATAAACTAGCCCGGTGCTTCTGCATTGATCTGTTTCATTGCTTTTTTAATTCCTTCTCTGATATGTCGTGCTACCTTGCAGGTTGCTGCTCTTCAGTTTGGTGATTTTTATAACATGCAGTATGTGAAGATGTATACAATTTTCATGATGCAGTTGCAGGTAAAAATTTGAAGACAatactattttttttctgtGCAATAAATTCATTTGCCTCAATATTTCATGCATTGAAGTTTTCGTCCCTTGCGCATATAGGCTATTCTTCCTCCTGAAACAATACCAGATGCCTATGCTAATGGTTCCAGCGAAGAACAGGTATACTCAAAAAGTATTTAGCCATTGTAGTGGTATATTCTAGGATTCCATATGCCCCTCTATttgtatataaatatatttatatacCTCCTTTATGCTATTTGGTGCAGGCGTTTATACAAAATCTCGCACTCTTCTTCACATCTTTTTTTAAGGTAAGGCCCTTTTGGATCCTGAATACTAGTGACTAAGTGTAAGAATTTAGGGTAATGGATTCATAGATTGTTCTCCAAGATGCTGTAACTAATATACCATATTTGAGGTTGCTCTTTATCAAAGTTGCTTGCCACTTTAAACACTAGGAAGAAACAAATAGAGAAATGCTAATTTGTATTTGAAGATACTCAATAAAAAAGAGTCTCCAATTGGTCTAACCCTTCGCTTTCATGGTAAATGCAGAATCACATGCGCATACTGGAAATAACTGCAGATAATAAAACTGCTTTACATCTGGGTCTCGAGTACCTTATTGGAATTTCATATGTTGATGATACAGAGGTTTTCAAGGTAGGGATGCTTGCTGAAATATATTTGTCATACAAATATGGTGCAAGTAGGACCATCTTATGCCACCAGACAATTTACTGGTCTGCATTTTCTTATGAAACTTTACAGGTCTGCTTGGATTACTGGAATGTGTTTGTCTTAGAGTTATTTGAAGCTCATAATCAAATGGAACCTGCAGCAGCTGTAAGCATGATGGGACTTCAGGTGCTTGTATTTATTTTTTGTCTATCTTTTGGAATATTACCTGAATAAATGAATAACTCCTCTACTTTTTTGTCATCCATTGCTGTGCCATTTCTTCAGTGTCTTTTAAACCCTTTGGGTTTTATAATAGTTTTAGTTGCTCCAACATGTAGACCACCTTTCTTGGTGCTCtgttttgttgttgtttcatcCTTTTATTTATGCTTTCTACGCAACGTTTCATGCTTCTAAATTCTGAATTACAACTACACCGGAGGCACAGATGGTTCCTGGGATAGTAGATGGGACGGGCACAGCAGTTCAGCAGAGGAGACAACTTTACTCTGGTCCACTCTCAAAACTACGGATGCTGATGATTTGCCGGATGGCAAAGCCTGAGGAAGTATTGATTGTTGAAGATGAAAATGGCAATATTGTACGTGAGACAATGAAAGACAATGATGTTCTTGTTCAGTATAAGGTCAGTAACAGGTTGCCTAATAATCTCGCACCCTGCAAGTCATATGCTCTGTGCTTTATAGACTTTGTAACCTCCAACTGACGTGAAAAATGCTTCTGTTTCGGTGAATAATATCAGATCATGAGGGAAACACTGATCTATTTGTCTCATCTTGACCATGAGGATACAGAGCAGCAGGTGTGCCTTACTCATGGATATTTATTTATATGCAAGAACAAATAGAATTAACACTGCACTATACTTATGCTCAGAGTAAATATCCATGTTAAGATGACATAAGCTTAGCTGAAACATGAGTGAAGGCCATGGGCCCATGGCAAATTGTTGGTCTCGTTCTATTTTCCATTTGTGAATTTTAACCCAGCACTCGGGTAATTTTATTATGAAATTTCAGATGTTAAAGAAATTGAGCAAGCAATTAAATGGTGAAGATTGGAGTTGGAATAACCTTAATACTCTATGTTGGGCTATTGGATCAATATCAGGCTCTATGGTAGAGGAGCAGGTTTGTATGCTGTTCTGTCCCTTTTTCCTTGCCTCCAGGGAATGCTTCTGGAAGTATCAATCCTTCACTAATGTTATTATTGCTGTGCGAGGCGATGTACTtaaattctattttttttttctcttggttCTCTTGCAGGAGAATAGATTTCTGGTTATGGTTATTCGCGATTTGCTAAACCTCTGTGAAATCACCAAGGGGAAAGACAATAAAGCTGTGATTGCAAGTAACATCATGTAATAAAGCGTTTCTCTGCCTTTTATCTCGTGTATAATTATGAACTATGGATTAACTGATTTATGACTTCATTATTAGGTATGTTGTCGGTCAGTATCCAAGATTTCTCAGGGCTCATTGGAAGTTTTTGAAAACTGTGGTCAACAAATTGTTTGAGTTCATGCACGAGATGCACCCTGGAGTTCAGGTTGGTGCAAAggacattttttttatttgtcaaGTAGTTTGTGGTCGAGCATGTGGTTAAACTAGTGTATTATGCTTCTCTTTGTATCTTCTCTCGTTCTTATATTTTTTTGGCATCCGTTTGCATATGCTGATATGCACATAATTTGTAGTCCTTCCAATAGTATGTCTTTAATAAGTACCATATGTGATATGTGCTGTATGGCTTTTGCAGGATATGGCATGTGATACCTTCCTGAAAATTGTCCAAAAATGCAAGCGCAAATTTGTCACACAACAGGTAAATTCAAGATTTTCCCCAACAGTTAAAATTTATGGGGTTCGTTCAATTTGCTCATGAAGACCTCTAAACGCTACTCATTATTCTTCAAGTTGGTTCACTAATCTTAAATTCGTGCATAGATGCTGTAACTCTTTGCCATGTGCTGATTTTCATGTTTGGCATTTTCTCCAGGTGGGCGAGAATGAACCATTTGTTTCTGAACTTCTGTCCAACCTTGCTACAACAATTGCCGATCTTGAGCCGCATCAGATTCATACGTTTTACGAATCAGTACGTTGAACCAAATGAACACAGTTTGGTCCaataaatttatatctatttaTTAATACTTAAAACACATTTTCTGCACTCACCGGTCAGGTTGGCCATATGATTCAAGCTGAATCTGATAATGCTAAGAGGGATGAGTACCTCAAGAGATTGATGAGCCTCCCTAATCAGGTTTCGTGTTTTGTATTCTAGCATGCACTTTGGCTTTGCCTCTGGCTTGTTCTTGAATATGATTTAACATGGTATGCTTTGGTTTTATGATTTTACAGAAATGGGCAGAAATAATTGGACAGGCAAGCCAAAGTATTGATATCCTGAAGAACCAAGATGTTATCAGATCAGTTCTCAACATCTTACAGGTAACAAAATGGATGCTGAAGGAATCCCATTTTACTGTGTTTAGAGCACAAGTATTGATTGTTTTTTAGCAGTAGCTTGACACCTGAACCCATGATTCACAAGTGTTTTTCAAGTCTACCATAACGGTTTAACACGACGTTTTCACCAAACACTTTCACGCGCTATCGACAACTATACATTATTCATCGTGGCATGAGCTCCGTAATTTGTGCTTAGTTGAAACAATGCCCTTTGATTGTTTAGGTTTCCTTTCGTCTGTTGTCTATGTGTCTTCTGGGGTACTGACATTACACTATTATCCGTGCTTGCAGACAAACACAAGTGTTGCCAGCTCCCTCGGGCCACACTTTTTCCCACAGATTTCACTAATATTCTTGGACATGCTAACAGTCTACAGGTATTTATATTTACCGCATTGTACACTATTATCATTTTTATGGACTGATGCTGCCTTGTGCCACCATGCCCTAACATTTAGGCTTGCTAGGCATTATGTAGTTATGTGAAAGCTCTGCTCACTGCATTCTGGCCCAAACGTTTTTCTTTTCCAGTCCAGGCTTAAATTTGCTGGAAGATAAAAGTTTGCCATGTATTTTATTCACCATGCCTCCTCCCCTTTGTGTTGTGATAGCACTGGTGCCTTAATCTCTGTATTTCTTCAAATCTAAGGGTCCACTAGCTAATGAACCCTTTCATTTTTTGCCATGTATTTTCTTCATAACAGAATGTACAGCGAGCTTGTGTCAAGCACAATTGCCGAAGGAGGGCCCTTTGCCTCAAGGACATCATTTGTAAAACTCTTGCGGTATGAACTATTGATTACTCTAccttttgattttattttatctctATGAGGTAATCTACCAGCTTCATGGAAAGGAAGATTTGATTATATGAGCACTGCCATGGGTGTCGAGCATAGGGTACTTATGGTGCTGTTCATGTGTACTGCAGCACGTGAGCAGTACCTGTTATACTGTAGCAAGGCCTGCTGGGATTGCGCTGGTTAGTTTGTGTAATGGCTAGTTAAGACGGCATGTAGAAGTTAAGAGATACGAGATATGTGAAGAAGTCATCCATTTTTACAAAGCATCATTAGGATGAGAACTGTCACCAATTTGTTTTTGACATAAATGTCCCTGAAATGAAAACATGAAtttgatttcattttgtttttttaactaAATGAATTTGTATTTGTGACAGATCTGTCAAGAGGGAAACCCTGAAATTGATCGAGACTTTTGTGGACAAGGCAGAAGACTTACCACACATAGGGAAACAGTTTGTTCCTCCGATGATGGATCCTGTCCTTGGTGATTATGCTAGAAATGTACCTGATGCAAGGGAGTCTGAAGTTCTGTCATTGTTCGCGACAATCATTAACAAGTATGTCTGCTCTTTGCTGTTCATTTTGTGTCATTTCGTTGTACGGATCAATTTTCTTTGAACTAAATTGCACCTGACAAATTAAAATGATTTCGTTATTGTAATTGCCAGGAATTTTATTTTGTTAAAAAATTGATTAATTTCTGAGGATATCCTTCTTTTAAAAAGTTACTGTGGAGTTCTATTGCCGCAATCTAATCTACCTATTTCCATTCTTGGCTATTTCTTGTTAATATTCTGATTGTATCTTTGATGCAATTCTAACGGTTAAATTTTTTTCCTGCAGGTACAAAGGGGAAATGCTTGAGGATGTGCCTCGTATATTTGAGGCTGTTTTTCAGTGCACTCTTGAGGTAGGAATGCTATTCCTAAGTTGCTTTTGTTACTGATTTTGTTCAAGCGCGCCTTGACGTAGCTTTGGTTATTTTCCGTCTCTATCAGATGATTACCAAGAATTTTGAAGACTATCCTGAGCACCGCCTCAAATTTTTTTCATTGCTTCGTGCAATTGGCACCCATTGCTTCCAAGCATTGATCCAGCTTTCAAGTCAGGTTTGTAGTAACCTCTTTATTTTGTGGTGTTGAGGTTAATCTATTGATTTGCAATATGTCAATTTTAGATTCTTATGTTTTGTCTGATTATTGGTGTTTCAGCAATTGAAGCTTGTGATTGACTCGATTAATTGGGCGTTCAGACATACAGAGAGAAATATTGCAGAGACTGGCCTTAGTCTATTGTTGGAAATATTGAAGAATTTTCAGGTGGGAAAATACATTCCGTCCAGTGTTGTCAGCATATAGCTATATGAAGGCTAAGTATCCGATATGATCTCGTTGCAGGCTTCAGGATTCCATAATCAATTCTACAAAACCTATTTTTTGACAATCGAGCAAGAGATTTTTGCTGTTCTCACGGACACATTCCACAAACCTGGTTTCAAGCTTCATGTTTTGGTGCTACAACACTTGTTTTGTGTGGTATGATTATATTCATTCCTGCTTCCCCCCTGTAGCCTATTGttttatttgttcatgtaatTACCAGATTTGCTAATATTTAGGTGGATGGTCTAACTGAGCCTCTATGGGATGCCACCTCAGTACCATATCAATATACGGATAATGCTATGTTTGTTAGAGATTACACCATAAAACTCTTGGGGACATCATTTCCTAACATGACGGCAACCGAGGTATATGATCGATTGATTGCAGTTATACCGTGCTTGGGTTGTGTCATAGTCAATCCTAACAAGTTTCCCTGGACAGGTGACCAAGTTTGTTGATGGTCTTCTTAGTTCGAAACATGATCTTCCAAGCTTCAAAAATCATATTAGAGACTTCCTGGTGCAGTCAAAGGAGTTCTCAGCTCAGGTAATTTCCTCTGGTTTCCTGAGCCATCACCATTACCCTTATTATCATGTGGGGGCAAACCAAAAGAGAAGTGGGAGCTCAGTGGAATGCCAGTCCACCAGAGTTATACTTATTGCTTATCATATACTGTGGTTTGTACGCACTTGTGGAGCAAATGGGCCCTTAATGCCACCAGGAGATTGGCGATGGATTTCGCTCCTGTTTGCTTTGTTTTCAAGTGATTTTTGTGCGAATTGTCTTCTGATGGACATTTTCTGTGGCTTGTTTTGTGCTTCCAGGATAACAAGGATCTATATGCCGAAGAGGCTGCAGCCCAAAGAGAGAGGGAGCGCCAACGGATGCTTGCCATTCCGGGGCTCATTGCCCCTAGTGAATTGCAAGATGACATGGTAGATTCGTAGTGTTCCTTGTTGTTGATTCAGGTTTCTCTAATCTAGCTTGTTCCTGGTTTGTTGGTCCGGCCTGTGGAATACCTCTGGAGCCCTCGACTGCCAAGTGCCGAGTATTCTTCCAGGGTGGTGAAAGAAGGTGCCTGCTGTAATTTTAATTTTTGGTTACCTCTGCTTGATGCTGATTCCAAGATTTGTGGTAGTAGCAAGAGCCGGAAAAGGACAAGTCAGTTTTGCCACTAGAGCAGTCTGGGACTGGTACTGGTTCTGTAGTTGCGTTGGGTGGCTGATGTGTTACCAGCAGCTCTTGTGCCCGGTGTATTTGCTAACATTGGTGCGTGTGATCTGTCCATGATATAGTATGATTGTGGCACAACATTGTATTTCTTATCTTTAGTTGAAGTTTATAGATATCAGGACATTGATCAGGCTGGTAGGAAAACCGCCATGTTTGTAGTGTACTATCCTGTGAGATATCGCATACCCATTCTCCAGCTCCCCCACCCTTTTTTGTGTGGTGCACTTCCAAGTGTATGATTCGGCTGCCCTTATGTACCATGCAAGAGTTGGTTAGGCCGTTGTACCCAGAAACTAACATTATTTCAAAAGTTGCCTCCTTGCCAGTTGGCTGAAGCGGCTGGTTATTCGAGTACCAGTGGATGGTATTATTATTCATGTgcggtactccctccgtttcaaattataggttgttttatcttttctagatgtatagaTGTTATTATATATTTAGACATGGGGAATCTAATAAAATTAAAATGGCATAATTTGGAGCAGAGGATGGTGAGTTTGCGGGGTGCTGTATGCAAATGCAAGTGTTTTTATGTATATATAATATGAGGAATCAGCGGGGGGTGGATGGTGATGTTGTAAGGAGGAACCTTTTGCTTGATGCCATTATACCTGTGACTCAGTGGGTGGGTCCCTGTGGTGTTGACTGGACAAGCTTGAATGAAGAGGATATGAGATGTTGCTTGCTTTCCGGGCAAAGAAGAGTAGCTGACCAAACCAAGTTGCCTCCAAGTCCTTGGTGAAGAAGATGGATGATGTATGAATGGGCGCTGTTGGTCAAAGTAACGATATGATGGACTGCAACGAGCAGCCGGATGGATGGAGACAG encodes the following:
- the LOC101759446 gene encoding protein EXPORTIN 1A isoform X2, which produces MAEKLRDLSQPIDVTLLDATVAAFYGTGSKEERSAADQILRDLQNNPDMWLQVVHILQNSLNLNTKFFALQVLESVIKYRWNALPVEQRDGIKNYISDVIVQLSSNEVTFRQERLYVNKLNIILVQVLKHEWPARWASFIPDLVAAAKSSETICENCMAILKLLSEEIFDFSRGEMTQQKIKELKSSLNSEFRLIHELCLYVLSATQRSELIRATLATLHAFLSWIPVGFIFESPLLETLLKFFPVAAYRNLTLQCLTEVAALQFGDFYNMQYVKMYTIFMMQLQAILPPETIPDAYANGSSEEQAFIQNLALFFTSFFKNHMRILEITADNKTALHLGLEYLIGISYVDDTEVFKVCLDYWNVFVLELFEAHNQMEPAAAVSMMGLQMVPGIVDGTGTAVQQRRQLYSGPLSKLRMLMICRMAKPEEVLIVEDENGNIVRETMKDNDVLVQYKIMRETLIYLSHLDHEDTEQQMLKKLSKQLNGEDWSWNNLNTLCWAIGSISGSMVEEQENRFLVMVIRDLLNLCEITKGKDNKAVIASNIMYVVGQYPRFLRAHWKFLKTVVNKLFEFMHEMHPGVQDMACDTFLKIVQKCKRKFVTQQVGENEPFVSELLSNLATTIADLEPHQIHTFYESVGHMIQAESDNAKRDEYLKRLMSLPNQKWAEIIGQASQSIDILKNQDVIRSVLNILQTNTSVASSLGPHFFPQISLIFLDMLTVYRMYSELVSSTIAEGGPFASRTSFVKLLRSVKRETLKLIETFVDKAEDLPHIGKQFVPPMMDPVLGDYARNVPDARESEVLSLFATIINKYKGEMLEDVPRIFEAVFQCTLEMITKNFEDYPEHRLKFFSLLRAIGTHCFQALIQLSSQQLKLVIDSINWAFRHTERNIAETGLSLLLEILKNFQASGFHNQFYKTYFLTIEQEIFAVLTDTFHKPGFKLHVLVLQHLFCVVDGLTEPLWDATSVPYQYTDNAMFVRDYTIKLLGTSFPNMTATEVTKFVDGLLSSKHDLPSFKNHIRDFLVQSKEFSAQDNKDLYAEEAAAQRERERQRMLAIPGLIAPSELQDDMVDS
- the LOC101759446 gene encoding protein EXPORTIN 1A isoform X1, with product MAEKLRDLSQPIDVTLLDATVAAFYGTGSKEERSAADQILRDLQNNPDMWLQVVHILQNSLNLNTKFFALQVLESVIKYRWNALPVEQRDGIKNYISDVIVQLSSNEVTFRQERLYVNKLNIILVQVLKHEWPARWASFIPDLVAAAKSSETICENCMAILKLLSEEIFDFSRGEMTQQKIKELKSSLNSEFRLIHELCLYVLSATQRSELIRATLATLHAFLSWIPVGFIFESPLLETLLKFFPVAAYRNLTLQCLTEVAALQFGDFYNMQYVKMYTIFMMQLQAILPPETIPDAYANGSSEEQAFIQNLALFFTSFFKNHMRILEITADNKTALHLGLEYLIGISYVDDTEVFKVCLDYWNVFVLELFEAHNQMEPAAAVSMMGLQAQMVPGIVDGTGTAVQQRRQLYSGPLSKLRMLMICRMAKPEEVLIVEDENGNIVRETMKDNDVLVQYKIMRETLIYLSHLDHEDTEQQMLKKLSKQLNGEDWSWNNLNTLCWAIGSISGSMVEEQENRFLVMVIRDLLNLCEITKGKDNKAVIASNIMYVVGQYPRFLRAHWKFLKTVVNKLFEFMHEMHPGVQDMACDTFLKIVQKCKRKFVTQQVGENEPFVSELLSNLATTIADLEPHQIHTFYESVGHMIQAESDNAKRDEYLKRLMSLPNQKWAEIIGQASQSIDILKNQDVIRSVLNILQTNTSVASSLGPHFFPQISLIFLDMLTVYRMYSELVSSTIAEGGPFASRTSFVKLLRSVKRETLKLIETFVDKAEDLPHIGKQFVPPMMDPVLGDYARNVPDARESEVLSLFATIINKYKGEMLEDVPRIFEAVFQCTLEMITKNFEDYPEHRLKFFSLLRAIGTHCFQALIQLSSQQLKLVIDSINWAFRHTERNIAETGLSLLLEILKNFQASGFHNQFYKTYFLTIEQEIFAVLTDTFHKPGFKLHVLVLQHLFCVVDGLTEPLWDATSVPYQYTDNAMFVRDYTIKLLGTSFPNMTATEVTKFVDGLLSSKHDLPSFKNHIRDFLVQSKEFSAQDNKDLYAEEAAAQRERERQRMLAIPGLIAPSELQDDMVDS